One genomic window of Evansella cellulosilytica DSM 2522 includes the following:
- a CDS encoding sensor histidine kinase, protein MDIRNIFLIILVQIILVFFFITSMALYNERLYIFEIPVHLLFIIVLNVLSLFLLARMYRHTVKKKLTLTESTHEQEFHSLVASVRSDRHDLNNHLTVILGLMKIGNYSKAHEYLNQMVGDIHINNKALSIKNPILASILFSKMELYHQNQIEFSVHVESEEITHILSSTDLIRLIGNLLDNAFDATMELTEEKRNINFQIYEKDKEVEIIVENSTVQESFNRDFFKMGQSSKGKTGKRGYGLSIISEIIKKYDGNFDVQSENNIVIFQITFPQEQAV, encoded by the coding sequence ATGGATATAAGAAATATTTTTTTAATTATTTTAGTACAAATAATACTTGTTTTCTTTTTTATCACTTCTATGGCGTTATATAACGAACGTCTATATATATTTGAGATACCAGTTCACTTGCTATTTATCATTGTCCTCAATGTATTATCGCTCTTTCTTCTAGCAAGGATGTATCGCCATACTGTAAAGAAAAAACTAACTTTAACAGAATCTACACATGAACAGGAATTCCATTCCCTTGTCGCCTCAGTTCGGTCTGACCGACACGATCTTAATAACCATTTAACAGTGATTTTAGGCCTAATGAAAATTGGGAATTATTCAAAAGCTCATGAGTATTTAAACCAAATGGTTGGCGATATACATATAAATAATAAAGCTTTGAGTATAAAAAATCCTATTCTTGCTTCGATATTGTTCTCTAAAATGGAACTATATCACCAAAATCAAATTGAATTCTCCGTTCATGTCGAATCAGAGGAAATAACACATATACTTTCTTCTACAGACCTTATCCGATTAATTGGGAACTTATTAGACAACGCCTTTGATGCAACGATGGAATTGACTGAAGAAAAACGGAATATTAATTTTCAAATTTATGAAAAAGATAAAGAAGTTGAAATAATCGTAGAAAATAGCACTGTTCAAGAAAGCTTTAATCGTGACTTTTTCAAAATGGGGCAATCATCAAAAGGGAAAACAGGAAAACGAGGCTACGGACTCTCTATAATTTCAGAAATAATAAAAAAGTACGATGGTAATTTTGATGTGCAATCAGAAAACAATATTGTCATCTTTCAAATTACATTTCCACAAGAGCAAGCTGTATAA
- a CDS encoding dihydrodipicolinate synthase family protein: MFKGIYTPLVTLFNENGEIDYEANKMLINDLIEQDIDGIVLLGTIGEFMHLTLSEKIAYTKEIKDFVGTRTKVIVGTGDNNVADVVKFNQVADSIGIDACMVISPFFLGQTEESLLNYYSTILDQSSIPIILYNFPERTSSNLSIELVKKLAIKYNHLVGIKDTVSNFSNTRKYIQEIKTVRKDFSVLSGLDEFLIPNLLSGGDGIIGGTTNFNPSLYLQTYRAFQEKDFNKLFENQQKINQIVKIYDCIDSFIVAMKTAVKITYSHDISVDLRYSKNTLTDENIKDIKKIISVS, translated from the coding sequence ATGTTTAAAGGTATATATACACCACTGGTAACACTGTTTAACGAAAATGGAGAGATTGATTATGAAGCAAATAAAATGCTAATTAATGATTTAATTGAGCAAGACATTGATGGAATTGTATTGCTAGGCACAATTGGTGAGTTTATGCATTTAACTCTTAGCGAAAAAATTGCATATACAAAGGAAATAAAAGATTTCGTAGGTACAAGGACAAAGGTTATCGTCGGTACAGGGGATAACAATGTCGCAGATGTGGTTAAATTTAATCAAGTTGCTGACAGCATTGGTATTGATGCCTGTATGGTTATATCTCCATTCTTTCTAGGACAAACAGAAGAAAGTCTATTAAATTATTACAGCACTATATTGGATCAATCTTCTATACCTATCATTTTGTATAATTTTCCTGAACGTACCTCATCAAACTTATCAATAGAATTAGTGAAAAAGCTAGCTATAAAATATAATCATTTAGTTGGAATAAAAGATACGGTGAGTAACTTTTCAAACACGAGAAAATACATTCAAGAAATTAAAACAGTTAGGAAGGACTTTTCAGTGTTGTCTGGATTGGATGAATTTTTAATTCCAAACTTACTTTCTGGAGGTGATGGAATAATCGGGGGTACAACTAATTTTAACCCAAGCTTATATTTACAGACTTATCGTGCATTTCAAGAAAAGGACTTTAATAAGTTATTTGAAAATCAACAGAAAATAAACCAAATTGTAAAAATATATGATTGCATAGATTCGTTTATCGTTGCTATGAAAACGGCTGTAAAAATTACTTATAGTCATGATATAAGTGTAGACTTAAGGTATTCTAAAAATACTTTAACTGATGAGAATATCAAGGACATTAAAAAGATAATTTCGGTTTCGTAA
- a CDS encoding M20 family metallo-hydrolase, which translates to MEINTKRVWERIHQLSCIGATKHGGVSRFAFSLEDRQATDLVIKWMKEANLHVTSDSLGNVYGRRKGKREGPPVLAGSHLDTVPNGGKFDGVAGVIAALEVLQVFEENDIITDLPIEMVIFVNEEGSRFAGGLMGSMGIAGRLDNSIVDSLIDNEGVILRDAMKSFGAKPDEIHEAVRTKGDYTAFFELHIEQGEVLESQDIPVGIVNGIAGPYQMKVSIYGRSGHAGATPMGLRKDPMVAAGMVIQEVERSALEEGKTIRGTVGFIKAYPGGHNVIPEKVEFTLDYRDINPQNRIKAVNRIKDYIDDICENRSLKYDIITTQNTQPILLNENIVSLMESSAHEYNIPAFIMPSGAAHDAMNLHALCPTGMIFIRSKNGLSHCPEEYSTEEDVALGTKLLLSTIQKSADGYL; encoded by the coding sequence ATGGAAATTAATACTAAGAGAGTATGGGAGAGAATACATCAATTATCATGTATTGGAGCAACGAAACATGGAGGAGTTAGCCGTTTCGCTTTCTCGTTAGAGGATCGGCAGGCTACAGATTTAGTTATAAAGTGGATGAAAGAAGCTAATTTGCATGTAACGAGTGATTCTTTAGGAAATGTATACGGTCGTCGTAAAGGAAAGAGGGAAGGTCCTCCAGTATTAGCAGGATCACATCTAGATACAGTTCCAAATGGAGGGAAATTTGATGGGGTTGCTGGTGTCATAGCAGCCTTAGAGGTACTACAAGTATTTGAGGAAAATGATATTATAACCGATCTACCAATAGAAATGGTGATATTTGTAAATGAAGAGGGGAGTAGGTTTGCAGGTGGATTAATGGGGAGTATGGGGATAGCGGGAAGGTTAGACAATAGCATCGTTGATTCGTTAATAGATAATGAAGGAGTGATTTTACGAGATGCGATGAAATCGTTTGGTGCAAAACCCGATGAAATTCATGAAGCAGTACGTACGAAAGGGGATTACACAGCATTTTTTGAACTACATATTGAGCAAGGTGAAGTGCTAGAAAGTCAGGATATTCCAGTAGGGATAGTGAATGGTATCGCAGGTCCCTATCAGATGAAGGTAAGTATTTACGGAAGATCAGGTCATGCAGGGGCAACACCTATGGGGTTAAGGAAAGACCCTATGGTTGCTGCCGGAATGGTTATTCAAGAAGTGGAAAGGTCTGCTTTAGAGGAAGGAAAGACAATTCGTGGAACAGTAGGTTTTATAAAGGCGTATCCTGGAGGACATAATGTTATACCTGAAAAGGTAGAATTCACTTTAGACTATCGTGATATTAACCCTCAAAATAGAATAAAAGCGGTTAATAGAATAAAAGATTATATAGACGATATTTGTGAAAATAGAAGCCTAAAGTACGATATTATTACAACCCAAAATACACAACCCATTTTATTAAATGAAAATATAGTGTCTCTAATGGAAAGTTCAGCTCATGAATATAACATACCAGCATTCATTATGCCAAGTGGTGCTGCACATGATGCGATGAATTTACATGCTTTATGTCCAACTGGAATGATATTTATTCGTAGTAAAAACGGATTGAGCCATTGTCCTGAAGAATACTCTACTGAAGAAGATGTAGCGCTGGGTACCAAATTATTGTTAAGTACTATTCAAAAATCTGCCGATGGATATTTATAA
- a CDS encoding dihydroorotase yields MTVDTILTGKVVSPHGVYDRTSIAVKDGKIVSIGDKSTMPPAEEEVDYGDLLILPGAVDTHTHSLGTAEEGHWNSTSAAAAGGVTTINDHPLDLGGAPSSSDDIYTKAEKTAKEAIVDFSLLAAGLPEKMDNIIEVADKGVTGYKMLMHTTSGAHAYGMRAVDDGELYAMFERIAKVNQVGMVHAENEWVINYLVDKYTKEGKTYLAAHHETRPEFTEVVSVHTAIEFARALDMRLHIVHVSVPRSFDLIMQARAEGVKVTGETCPHYLISNEDHWKKVGSHFKINPPLRSEDSRQGLWKKIREGKIHMVSSDHAPHPGVEAPNVFDNPSGSPGIETMVPLVFHEGVHKGNIDLPTFAKLMSYNPAKLMGLYPQKGSIEVGCDADFAIIDDKKEWNIEAKNLRAQSGWSMFEGMNITGKVLATFVRGTKVYQEGEVIGEKGYGKWVKKTRNYDL; encoded by the coding sequence ATGACAGTAGATACAATTTTAACTGGAAAAGTGGTAAGTCCTCACGGTGTTTATGATAGAACGTCAATTGCAGTAAAAGATGGAAAAATTGTAAGTATCGGTGATAAATCTACAATGCCACCAGCCGAAGAAGAAGTAGATTATGGTGATCTACTTATTTTACCAGGAGCTGTAGATACTCATACACATTCATTAGGAACTGCGGAAGAAGGTCATTGGAATTCTACATCTGCAGCAGCTGCTGGAGGAGTGACAACTATAAATGATCACCCATTAGATTTAGGTGGTGCTCCTAGTAGTTCTGATGACATCTATACTAAAGCTGAAAAAACGGCAAAAGAGGCAATTGTAGACTTTTCACTATTAGCAGCTGGATTGCCAGAAAAAATGGATAATATCATTGAAGTGGCTGATAAAGGCGTTACAGGATATAAAATGCTAATGCATACTACATCTGGTGCGCATGCATATGGAATGAGAGCGGTAGATGACGGTGAATTATATGCTATGTTTGAAAGAATTGCTAAGGTGAACCAGGTGGGAATGGTCCATGCAGAAAATGAATGGGTAATAAATTATTTAGTTGATAAGTATACAAAGGAAGGCAAAACGTATTTAGCTGCACATCATGAAACAAGACCAGAATTTACAGAAGTTGTTTCTGTTCATACAGCTATCGAGTTTGCTCGAGCTTTGGATATGCGTCTCCATATTGTACATGTAAGTGTTCCACGGTCTTTTGATTTAATTATGCAAGCTAGAGCTGAAGGTGTAAAGGTTACTGGAGAAACTTGTCCACACTATTTAATTAGTAATGAGGACCATTGGAAAAAAGTAGGGTCACATTTTAAAATTAACCCGCCACTTCGTAGTGAAGATAGCAGGCAAGGTTTATGGAAGAAAATCCGCGAGGGGAAAATACATATGGTGTCTTCTGACCATGCACCACACCCAGGTGTGGAAGCACCAAATGTCTTCGATAATCCGTCAGGGAGCCCAGGTATAGAGACAATGGTTCCGTTAGTGTTTCATGAAGGTGTTCACAAAGGAAACATAGATCTCCCGACATTTGCAAAATTAATGTCATATAACCCTGCTAAGTTAATGGGTTTATACCCACAAAAGGGAAGTATAGAAGTAGGTTGTGATGCAGACTTTGCCATCATTGATGATAAAAAAGAGTGGAATATAGAAGCGAAAAACCTTCGCGCACAATCAGGATGGTCTATGTTTGAAGGCATGAATATTACAGGGAAGGTGTTAGCAACTTTTGTGAGAGGAACTAAAGTATATCAGGAAGGTGAAGTAATCGGAGAGAAAGGCTACGGTAAGTGGGTCAAGAAAACTAGAAATTATGATTTATAG
- a CDS encoding ABC transporter permease, protein MSTNVETSRTSKFNFDVSKFFKVYGTLIGFIILCIIFSILSPVFATVNNGLTVLRQIAMLSIMGAGLTAVMVTKRIDLSIGYVCSALGVFAAALMVNGVPIWIAIIMTIIVGAIIGVVNGFFVAYIGIPDFVGTLAVGFLVSGINQAYTNGHPISGLPGGFRAIGQWYLFGIPMPIFIMLAFMAFIYFFLYHSKNGRYIHAIGGNEEATMLSGVNTKRNLMLSYVICGIGLAVTAVVLTARLGAAHPLAGDGLLLDAIACVFLGATAFRNGEPNLAGTFVGALIIGVLGNGLTLLNVPYYYQDIAKGLIIILAVAITSYQRIKKS, encoded by the coding sequence ATGAGTACAAATGTAGAAACTAGTAGAACGAGTAAATTTAATTTTGATGTATCTAAGTTTTTTAAGGTATACGGAACACTAATAGGTTTTATTATTCTGTGTATTATTTTTTCAATATTAAGTCCGGTTTTCGCTACTGTAAATAATGGTTTAACTGTGTTACGACAAATAGCAATGCTATCGATTATGGGTGCTGGACTAACTGCGGTTATGGTAACGAAAAGAATCGACTTATCCATTGGTTATGTTTGTAGCGCTTTAGGGGTTTTTGCCGCTGCATTAATGGTTAATGGTGTTCCTATATGGATAGCTATCATCATGACTATAATAGTAGGTGCAATTATTGGCGTAGTAAATGGTTTCTTCGTTGCTTATATAGGTATTCCAGATTTTGTTGGAACTTTAGCAGTAGGATTCCTTGTTTCAGGTATAAACCAAGCATATACAAACGGCCATCCCATTTCTGGATTACCAGGAGGATTTAGAGCAATCGGCCAGTGGTATTTATTTGGTATTCCAATGCCAATTTTTATCATGCTAGCTTTTATGGCATTTATTTATTTTTTCTTATACCACTCTAAAAATGGAAGATATATTCATGCCATCGGAGGTAATGAGGAAGCAACAATGCTTTCTGGCGTTAACACCAAAAGAAATCTTATGTTGTCATATGTCATTTGTGGAATAGGTTTGGCTGTTACAGCAGTAGTACTAACCGCACGATTAGGCGCTGCTCATCCATTAGCAGGAGATGGATTACTGTTAGATGCGATTGCCTGTGTTTTTCTTGGAGCAACTGCTTTTAGAAATGGAGAACCTAATTTAGCTGGTACGTTTGTAGGTGCATTAATTATCGGGGTTTTAGGAAACGGATTAACCTTATTAAATGTTCCGTATTATTACCAAGACATTGCAAAAGGATTAATCATTATTTTAGCTGTTGCGATTACGTCTTATCAGCGCATTAAGAAATCGTAA